The Pontibacter pudoricolor genome contains a region encoding:
- a CDS encoding M28 family metallopeptidase — protein sequence MKPFLLILIVCLSAVPLLAQDMPRVRQTLDTLASPYFHGRGYIFDGDAKAANYIRDRYKAAGLKPIAGSYFQEFTMPVNRVTQTPELIVDGTTLVPGTDFVASSQTASGKGKATIVRLDTLVFTDAAVAQKFFSHDLRKKALVYPQKFRKQLWELPEPYLQKVLSARLHIILQPRSLLTTVAASPAPIPMLEVKETAWPAKTRKVKFKISAEFTPAHQTRNVIAFIPGAVQPDSFIVYTAHYDHLGGQGKGIYFPGANDNASGTTMLLELAEYYSKPENRPTYSIAFMAFAAEEAGLLGSFHYTNNPLFPLQNIRFLINLDLLGTGDDGMMVVNGSIHPKEFELLQTINKRQNYLPQIKMRGRAANSDHFPFSEKGVPAFFFYTLGGTTFYHNTEDQAAQLPLTKFKEVFRLITDFTEALQATY from the coding sequence ATGAAGCCATTTCTCCTGATACTTATAGTTTGCCTGAGTGCCGTGCCGTTGCTGGCGCAGGATATGCCGCGTGTACGCCAGACACTCGATACATTGGCAAGCCCATACTTTCATGGCCGTGGGTATATTTTTGACGGCGACGCCAAAGCTGCCAACTATATCCGTGACAGGTACAAAGCAGCCGGCCTAAAACCTATAGCTGGTTCCTACTTCCAGGAATTTACCATGCCCGTAAACCGGGTAACACAAACTCCGGAACTTATAGTTGATGGCACTACCCTTGTACCCGGAACTGATTTTGTAGCCAGCTCGCAAACGGCCAGCGGTAAAGGAAAAGCAACTATAGTTCGCCTCGATACCCTTGTGTTTACAGATGCCGCCGTAGCTCAGAAATTCTTCTCCCATGACCTCCGTAAAAAAGCACTGGTCTATCCTCAGAAATTCAGGAAGCAACTATGGGAATTGCCGGAACCCTACCTGCAGAAAGTGCTTAGCGCAAGGCTCCATATCATACTCCAGCCCAGGAGCCTGCTCACTACTGTAGCCGCTTCTCCGGCCCCGATACCCATGCTGGAAGTAAAAGAAACTGCATGGCCGGCAAAAACACGGAAGGTAAAATTTAAGATCTCGGCAGAGTTTACCCCTGCACACCAAACCCGAAATGTAATTGCTTTTATCCCCGGTGCGGTTCAGCCAGATTCGTTTATAGTTTACACAGCGCATTACGACCACCTGGGCGGGCAAGGCAAAGGCATTTACTTTCCGGGGGCGAACGATAATGCCAGTGGCACCACTATGTTGTTAGAACTGGCCGAATACTACAGCAAACCTGAGAACAGGCCAACCTATAGTATCGCGTTTATGGCTTTCGCTGCCGAGGAGGCAGGTTTGCTGGGATCGTTCCATTACACTAATAACCCACTTTTCCCGCTTCAGAATATCCGCTTCCTGATTAACCTGGACCTGCTGGGCACCGGCGACGATGGCATGATGGTGGTAAATGGTAGCATTCACCCGAAAGAATTTGAATTATTACAAACTATAAACAAGCGGCAGAATTACCTTCCGCAGATAAAAATGCGTGGTCGCGCCGCTAACTCCGATCATTTTCCTTTTTCGGAGAAAGGTGTTCCTGCTTTTTTCTTTTACACGCTTGGCGGAACAACTTTTTACCACAATACCGAAGACCAGGCGGCACAACTTCCGCTTACTAAGTTTAAAGAAGTATTCAGGCTGATAACGGATTTTACCGAAGCATTGCAGGCAACGTATTAA
- a CDS encoding VanZ family protein, which translates to MWAAVILLTTLLPSSSMPSVSIWDLFSFDSFAHASMFAVLCFLMIVGLTKQYTFPKLKHYSIRVSLFICSMFGIAIEILQFSVVPGRSAEMMDIVSNSIGCLIGIVVFRWIYTW; encoded by the coding sequence ATGTGGGCAGCAGTAATTTTACTTACCACGCTGCTGCCCTCATCTTCCATGCCTTCGGTTTCCATCTGGGACCTTTTCTCTTTTGATTCCTTTGCACATGCCAGCATGTTTGCGGTGCTGTGCTTCCTGATGATCGTAGGCCTTACCAAGCAATACACCTTCCCGAAACTAAAGCATTACTCCATCCGGGTATCCTTATTTATTTGTTCGATGTTTGGCATTGCCATCGAGATACTACAGTTTAGCGTGGTGCCAGGCCGCAGCGCTGAAATGATGGATATTGTAAGCAACAGCATCGGTTGCCTGATCGGTATAGTTGTCTTTCGCTGGATCTATACCTGGTAA
- the gcvH gene encoding glycine cleavage system protein GcvH — protein sequence MNLPENLKYTKDHEWVRIEGDVAIVGITDFAQSELGDIVYVDIDTVDKQISREDVFGTVEAVKTVSDLFSPLSGTVQEFNDKLENSPELVNSDPYGDGWIIKMSIENTAEVDDLLTAAAYRELIGQ from the coding sequence ATGAATTTACCTGAGAACCTGAAGTATACAAAAGACCACGAGTGGGTACGCATCGAAGGTGATGTAGCTATAGTTGGCATCACTGATTTTGCACAAAGCGAGCTTGGCGATATCGTTTATGTAGACATTGATACAGTTGACAAGCAGATCAGCAGAGAAGATGTATTTGGTACTGTTGAGGCCGTTAAAACCGTATCTGACCTGTTCAGCCCATTAAGCGGTACAGTGCAGGAGTTTAACGACAAACTGGAAAACAGCCCTGAGCTTGTAAACTCTGACCCGTATGGCGATGGCTGGATCATTAAAATGTCGATAGAGAATACTGCAGAAGTTGATGATCTGCTTACAGCTGCGGCTTACCGTGAGCTGATAGGTCAGTAA